A window of Formosa sp. Hel1_31_208 contains these coding sequences:
- a CDS encoding DUF2141 domain-containing protein has translation MKTLFLSFALLMSTLGFAQDTTGHSITVTVENFLTNDGKAVISLHTSETFMRGPGLQNLDANIVDGKATFTFKNVQSGEYALLVLHDKNGNNQMDFEDNGMPKEAYGTSNSPRSFGPPNYDEAKFKLEKDVELSIRL, from the coding sequence ATGAAAACTTTATTTTTAAGCTTCGCATTACTTATGTCCACTTTAGGATTCGCACAAGATACAACAGGACATTCCATTACAGTTACTGTAGAAAACTTTCTGACTAACGACGGAAAAGCAGTCATCTCGTTACATACTTCTGAAACCTTTATGAGAGGCCCAGGATTACAAAATCTAGATGCTAATATCGTAGATGGAAAAGCAACATTCACATTTAAAAACGTACAAAGCGGAGAATATGCCCTATTAGTTCTTCACGACAAAAACGGAAACAATCAAATGGATTTTGAAGATAATGGCATGCCTAAAGAAGCTTATGGCACATCTAATAGTCCGAGAAGTTTTGGACCTCCAAACTACGATGAGGCTAAATTTAAATTAGAAAAAGACGTAGAACTTTCCATCCGACTTTAA